ATTACACCGCCACCGATAATACTGAGTTGAGCTTTCAAGGATTCACCAATAACCTAGATATTATTGAGCGAAACGGCTAACGGGCGCTTCAGAAGCCCATGCTGGAGCAGGTGCTGCGGTAGGACGTACCACGCGAGGCTGAGGCATAGGTGCTTCGTTCAATACTGAAGACTGTGATGAAACTTGAACACAGGAAGGTGCAAACAGGAAGATGCTATCGCCAATGCGTTCTTGATGACCATCAAGGGCATAAGTACCGCCAGCTACAAAATCAACTGCACGTTGAGCTTGATCGGGGTCCATCATCGTCAAGTTAAGCACAACTGATTTGCGTTCACGTAAAGCTTGGATGGCTTGAGGCATTTCTTCAAAAGTGCGAGGTTCCATCACCATTACTTGGGACAGACCATTTGCAGCACCAGGCATACCAATTACATTGCTCATGTTTTCAGAAGTTGCTCTTAAAGCGGTGGGACGTTCACGGGTGCGGCGAGCTTGTGGCTCTTCAGGTTCTGGAGCGATCGCGCCATTATCTTCTTGGTAAATGTCTTGGTATTCACGACTTGAGGCTTCATCGTACTCATATTCGTACTCTTGGGCTTCAGTCAAACCAACAAAATCCTTGAGCTTTGTAAAAATTCCCATCGTAATTAACTCCTATTGTGTGCTCCTCAGTTTTGGTTTAAAACCGCAACATCATACTTCTAGACTAGATGAGGAGTGCTATCTAATAAAGCAGTCTTAAAAATAAGGCAAAGAGTTGCTTTGTCTAGTTGTGCTAAATTGCCTTTACTGTCCAAAACAGTATTGACAAAATATTTACTCGCAGACTGTAACCGATAACAGGCAAAAAAGCTAGATACAGTTATTAACTTTTTTTAATACGACAAAACACGACTTTTATTTGACAAAGCCTTGTAGTACATAGGACTTAACTACTTAAGTAAACTAGTTACCTACGCAGAGATCTTTTTGATATTTAACAAGTTTTTAATAATTAGTTAAACTTGCCTGCTATCAAGGACTTTGCAAAACAAATTTGTTTTTGCTAAGAGCGTCTATGTGAGTCTAAATGATGATAATTGGACAATGTGATATCACCATAAAAATTTAGTTAGACATAGTTTTTCTTAAAGCCTTTCGTATTAGTCTTCATAAAAGACAAAAGCCATAACATCAAAATAGTTAACAATACTCATGGTTGATTTCTGATTTTTGGAATATCAGTATTATTTGGAATTAAAGTATTCTAGAATACAAAAAACATGACAGTTTATTGTGTTGCCAGAGCTAATTTCCAACTTTCACCATCAGGATTATCTAAATTCTCAACTTCACTGAGAAAAACTATTTGGTTTAGAACGCTAAACTTATAACAGGTTTGTGCATGTCTGGCAAGCAGAAAAAAATCCTATATTTATAAGGAGGCGATTTACGCTGACTTACGGGTGATTACAGAGCAAAAATTTGGCTGCCAATGCGAATGATCGTAGCGCCTGCTTTGATGGCGATCGCATAGTCGGCGGACATGCCCATTGATAGTTCTTGAATATTTGTCCAACCGAGCGATCGCATTTTTGCGGCTAGTTCAGTAGCGCGGCTAAAAACGGCGTAGGCTTGAGACTCGTCTAGACCAAGGGGCAGGATTGTCATTAGCCCAACGATATTGAGATTTTGTAGTTTTGCTAATTTGGGTAAATCTGCTAATAGTTCTGATTCTGTCCAGCCTGACTTATTGGGGTCTTCGGCTAGCTTGACCTGCAA
This genomic stretch from Pseudanabaena galeata CCNP1313 harbors:
- a CDS encoding cell division protein SepF; amino-acid sequence: MGIFTKLKDFVGLTEAQEYEYEYDEASSREYQDIYQEDNGAIAPEPEEPQARRTRERPTALRATSENMSNVIGMPGAANGLSQVMVMEPRTFEEMPQAIQALRERKSVVLNLTMMDPDQAQRAVDFVAGGTYALDGHQERIGDSIFLFAPSCVQVSSQSSVLNEAPMPQPRVVRPTAAPAPAWASEAPVSRFAQ